In Labeo rohita strain BAU-BD-2019 chromosome 16, IGBB_LRoh.1.0, whole genome shotgun sequence, one DNA window encodes the following:
- the tmem79b gene encoding LOW QUALITY PROTEIN: transmembrane protein 79 (The sequence of the model RefSeq protein was modified relative to this genomic sequence to represent the inferred CDS: deleted 2 bases in 1 codon) gives MGTIDTGPPGPPAMPQTLEWVADVDKIKKEVNSTEKEEEEEEMVKSASMEPSTLQWSENKPEPQILPPKDGETRSIESDCTSQRGGVSRTESEREEFGLREKEKTGERWREMETENERVSDTVLRNRVKSTCSEIEVEEVNIMPKNAARVFSPSITILRSTSQQEAADRWRDEEERSPFLGGHGTHGTPLEEYYQDWPIEHESRCCSCGGSNRDALKLGASMFTSALIFPLLVWGGYVFLPFDAPLLDSAPLRLVYTLRCSVFAVIPIVLGMLVLGVSRLWYRSLKPRFEGEREKKQVAVHQRYVEDSISLFLLYFLQLAVMAAYLNQDLLKLIPLLTIIFAFGRLLYWVAAACDSSLRGVGFGFSFLPMLVMLVANLYFIFLSESGGSIFAPDVPDAPVPPSKQRFWG, from the exons ATGG GGACAATAGACACGGGCCCTCCTGGACCACCAGCGATGCCCCAAACGCTTGAATGGGTAGCAGATGTGGACAAGATAAAAAAGGAAGTGAACAGCACTGagaaggaagaagaagaagaggaaatgGTCAAATCTGCGAGTATGGAACCTAGTACCCTACAGTGGTCTGAGAATAAACCCGAACCACAGATTCTGCCACCCAAGGACGGAGAGACCAGAAGCATAGAATCAGATTGCACCTCACAGCGCGGTGGAGTAAGCCGGACGGAGAGCGAGAGGGAGGAATTTGGGCTGAGAGAGAAGGAGAAGACAGGTGAGAGATGGAGGGAGATGGAAACAGAGAACGAGAGAGTTTCTGACACTGTGCTGAGAAACCGAGTGAAAAGCACCTGCTCGGAGATAGAGGTGGAGGAGGTGAACATAATGCCAAAGAATGCAGCCAGAGTCTTCAGCCCCAGCATCACTATCCTGCGCTCCACCAGCCAGCAGGAGGCTGCAGACCGCTGGAGAGATGAAGAAGAGAGAAGCCCCTTCCTGGGGGGACATGGGACACATGGAACACCGCTAGAAGAGTATTACCAGGACTGGCCCATCGAACACGAATCACGCTGCT GTAGCTGTGGAGGATCTAATCGTGATGCTCTTAAACTGGGTGCGTCCATGTTCACTTCTGCCCTTATCTTCCCCTTGTTGGTGTGGGGCGGCTACGTCTTCCTGCCCTTTGATGCTCCTTTGCTTGACAGCGCCCCCCTACGGCTGGTCTACACGCTGCGCTGTTCTGTTTTTGCAGTCATACCTATTGTGCTTG GTATGTTGGTACTAGGTGTGTCCCGTCTGTGGTATCGCTCCTTGAAGCCGCGGTttgagggggagagagagaag AAGCAGGTGGCAGTTCACCAGCGCTATGTGGAGGACTCCATTTCCCTTTTTCTCCTTTACTTTCTCCAACTGGCTGTCATGGCTGCCTATCTGAATCAGGATCTGCTTAAACTAATTCCTCTTCTCACCATCATTTTTGCCTTTGGCAG ACTACTGTACTGGGTCGCAGCGGCTTGTGACAGCAGTTTGAGAGGTGTTGGCTTTGGGTTCTCATTTCTGCCGATGCTGGTTATGCTGGTGGCCAACCTCTACTTCATCTTCCTCTCTGAATCCGGAGGCTCCATCTTTGCCCCAGACGTCCCAGATGCACCTGTTCCTCCATCCAAACAGCGGTTCTGGGGCTAA